One region of Clostridiaceae bacterium genomic DNA includes:
- the spoIVB gene encoding SpoIVB peptidase, with protein sequence MKFHLTYRKKILIFFIILISAVLFNYLYFIFTTPGELTLIEGEINAYSIQTPFLVNVKADKEGIINFGNKAEGNRNSVNLSAEKNGSVILKMDLLGLIPLKTVKVDVLSNDKIIACGNTIGVKIKLDGVLVIAISDVDTVDGTSVMPAKDSGIKPGDVIVEVNGTSINSISDLIDEIDNSQGSELSIKYRRGEHEYLTKVKPARSIDDKRYKLGMWVRESTAGIGTLTFYDPSTNWFGALGHGITDIDTGILLPIASGEILVSNILGVKIGKVGNPGELKGVFIEGKNLGTIEVNTEYGIYGKLNVEELPAINNRLYPVGIRANVKEGPATILANISGDIVEEYDIEILKVSRGSLNGSKGMVIRVTDERLLEETGGIVQGMSGSPIIQNNKIIGAVTHVLVNDPTRGYGIFIEGMLRNIRRNDINLGETG encoded by the coding sequence ATGAAATTTCATTTAACATATAGAAAAAAAATACTTATTTTTTTTATAATATTAATATCAGCTGTATTATTTAATTATCTTTATTTTATATTTACAACTCCTGGAGAACTGACTCTTATTGAGGGTGAAATAAATGCGTATAGTATACAGACACCATTTTTGGTTAATGTAAAAGCGGATAAGGAAGGTATCATTAACTTTGGTAATAAAGCAGAGGGGAACAGAAATTCTGTCAATCTGAGCGCAGAAAAAAACGGAAGCGTAATTCTTAAGATGGATTTACTTGGGTTAATTCCCCTGAAAACAGTGAAAGTTGATGTACTTTCAAATGACAAAATAATTGCCTGCGGTAATACAATCGGAGTAAAGATTAAGTTAGACGGAGTATTGGTAATTGCTATATCAGATGTAGATACTGTTGACGGCACCAGTGTTATGCCTGCGAAAGATAGTGGTATAAAACCCGGCGATGTTATAGTGGAGGTTAATGGCACCAGTATCAACAGCATAAGTGACCTTATAGACGAAATAGATAATAGTCAGGGAAGCGAGTTAAGCATAAAGTATAGACGTGGTGAACATGAATACTTAACTAAAGTTAAGCCTGCCAGGTCAATAGATGACAAGAGATATAAACTGGGTATGTGGGTAAGAGAGAGTACGGCAGGTATAGGTACCTTAACTTTTTATGACCCAAGCACAAATTGGTTTGGTGCCCTCGGACACGGGATAACAGATATCGATACAGGTATCCTGTTGCCAATAGCTTCAGGTGAAATTCTTGTATCCAACATATTGGGCGTAAAGATAGGTAAAGTTGGAAATCCGGGAGAGTTGAAAGGTGTTTTTATTGAAGGGAAAAATCTCGGGACAATAGAAGTAAACACTGAATACGGCATTTACGGAAAACTCAATGTAGAAGAATTGCCTGCAATTAATAACAGGTTATACCCGGTAGGAATAAGAGCTAATGTAAAAGAAGGACCTGCTACAATTCTTGCAAATATAAGCGGGGATATTGTAGAAGAATATGATATTGAGATACTAAAAGTTTCAAGAGGAAGTCTTAACGGATCAAAGGGTATGGTTATCAGGGTAACCGATGAAAGACTTTTGGAGGAAACCGGAGGTATTGTGCAGGGTATGTCAGGAAGTCCTATTATTCAGAATAATAAAATAATTGGTGCTGTTACTCATGTACTGGTTAATGATCCTACAAGAGGTTATGGTATTTTTATAGAGGGAATGTTGAGGAATATAAGGAGAAATGATATAAATTTAGGGGAAACTGGATAA
- the spo0A gene encoding sporulation transcription factor Spo0A yields the protein MYDKIQVLIADDNKEFGEILREYIESQDDIEVVGVARDGLEALEMIESKTPDVAILDIIMPHLDGLGVLERVNSMQLKKKPLFIILSAVGQDSITQRALALGAEYYIVKPFDMEVLVSRIRQLKLNNKAQIIRSDYSSDTSRSMRSSSSKKSLEVEVTNIMHEIGVPAHIKGYQYLRDAIMMAVKDLDIINSITKQLYPSIARSYNTTPSRVERAIRHAIEVAWGRGQIETIESLFGYTVNLGKGKPTNSEFIAMIADKLRLEYKVS from the coding sequence ATGTATGATAAGATTCAAGTACTTATTGCTGATGATAACAAAGAATTCGGAGAAATATTAAGGGAATACATTGAGAGCCAAGATGATATCGAGGTGGTAGGTGTAGCAAGAGATGGACTTGAGGCACTTGAAATGATAGAGTCCAAAACTCCTGATGTTGCAATTCTGGATATCATTATGCCTCACCTTGATGGTTTGGGGGTACTCGAGAGAGTAAATTCCATGCAATTAAAGAAAAAGCCCCTTTTCATTATATTGTCAGCAGTAGGACAGGATAGCATCACTCAAAGAGCTTTGGCTTTAGGAGCAGAATATTATATTGTTAAACCTTTTGATATGGAGGTTCTGGTTTCCAGAATAAGACAGTTGAAATTAAATAATAAAGCTCAGATAATAAGGTCAGATTATTCATCCGATACATCCAGAAGTATGCGTTCCAGTTCATCCAAAAAAAGTCTTGAAGTTGAAGTTACAAATATTATGCACGAAATAGGAGTACCTGCTCATATTAAAGGTTACCAGTACTTAAGAGACGCTATAATGATGGCAGTGAAAGATCTTGATATTATAAACTCAATAACAAAGCAACTATATCCTTCTATTGCAAGATCATACAACACAACACCAAGCAGAGTGGAGCGTGCAATAAGGCATGCTATTGAAGTTGCCTGGGGAAGAGGGCAGATCGAAACAATTGAATCACTATTTGGATATACAGTAAATCTTGGCAAAGGTAAACCTACCAACTCCGAATTTATTGCAATGATTGCAGATAAATTAAGACTCGAATATAAAGTAAGTTAA
- a CDS encoding YggS family pyridoxal phosphate-dependent enzyme has translation MNNNNTDIASNIIKLKERVANAALRSGRTINDIKIVAVTKTVEPERINIAVEQGLVDLGENRVQELCNKYGQVNGKCNWHLIGHLQTNKVKYIVDKVCLIHSLDRMELAEELQKRASQHGKILDVLVQVNIAKEETKFGINQEDAVEFIKEISKFENLKVKGLMTIAPLVEDPEEVRYVFRELRKLLIDIQMENINNIDMKYLSMGMSNDFEVAIEEGANIIRVGTAIFGHR, from the coding sequence ATGAATAATAATAATACTGATATCGCCTCAAATATTATTAAATTAAAAGAGAGAGTGGCAAATGCCGCGTTAAGAAGCGGAAGGACTATAAATGATATAAAAATAGTTGCTGTTACAAAAACTGTTGAACCGGAAAGAATAAATATCGCAGTAGAACAGGGATTGGTTGATCTTGGCGAAAACAGGGTTCAGGAATTATGTAATAAATATGGACAGGTAAACGGTAAGTGCAACTGGCATTTAATAGGCCATTTACAAACAAATAAAGTAAAGTATATTGTGGACAAGGTTTGTCTGATTCACTCGCTTGACAGGATGGAACTTGCCGAGGAACTGCAGAAAAGGGCAAGCCAGCATGGGAAAATTTTGGATGTTTTGGTTCAGGTTAATATCGCAAAAGAGGAAACAAAGTTCGGAATAAATCAGGAAGACGCTGTGGAATTTATTAAAGAAATAAGTAAATTTGAGAACCTGAAAGTAAAAGGGTTGATGACAATTGCTCCTCTTGTTGAAGATCCCGAAGAAGTAAGGTATGTATTTAGAGAGCTACGCAAATTGCTTATTGACATACAGATGGAAAATATTAATAATATAGATATGAAGTACCTGTCAATGGGCATGAGCAATGACTTTGAAGTAGCTATCGAAGAAGGTGCCAATATAATACGAGTAGGTACTGCAATATTTGGACACAGGTAA
- a CDS encoding cell division protein SepF, with product MAKLLNKMLNLVGWEVEEEEIEEESTKSKTDRTEEYEQPQFYNSIGGYKKQNPKVVNMHTSSQVKLVVVQPAVFDDAQSICDHLKNKKPVIVNLENLEKDVAQRIIDFLCGSVYTIDGNIQKVANGIFVVAPSNVDISGDFSDEFKNKNIFSWVK from the coding sequence ATGGCTAAATTACTAAATAAAATGTTAAACCTTGTCGGCTGGGAAGTGGAAGAGGAAGAAATAGAAGAAGAGAGCACAAAAAGTAAAACTGATAGGACTGAGGAATATGAGCAGCCTCAGTTTTATAATTCCATCGGAGGCTACAAGAAACAAAATCCGAAAGTCGTGAATATGCACACTTCATCTCAAGTTAAACTAGTTGTGGTACAGCCTGCGGTTTTTGATGATGCACAAAGTATATGTGATCATCTAAAAAACAAAAAGCCTGTAATTGTAAATCTTGAAAATCTTGAAAAAGATGTAGCACAAAGGATAATAGATTTTCTTTGTGGTTCTGTTTATACTATTGATGGTAATATTCAAAAAGTTGCTAACGGAATATTTGTGGTTGCTCCCAGTAATGTGGATATTTCAGGAGATTTTAGCGATGAGTTTAAGAACAAGAATATTTTTTCATGGGTTAAGTAA
- a CDS encoding YggT family protein, whose translation MIITAFLIVLRVIEYAILARVIVSWLPIQRSNRIIMLLYQITEPILGPIRSMIERSSVGRTMLIDFSPIIAFLIISLVRNIVARIALGI comes from the coding sequence ATGATAATTACTGCTTTCTTAATTGTACTGAGAGTGATTGAATACGCCATACTTGCACGAGTTATTGTGTCCTGGCTTCCTATCCAAAGATCCAACAGGATAATAATGCTGTTATATCAAATAACAGAACCGATACTTGGCCCCATAAGAAGTATGATTGAAAGATCCTCTGTTGGTAGGACTATGTTGATAGATTTTTCTCCAATAATAGCTTTTCTTATAATTTCTCTGGTACGGAATATTGTTGCAAGAATAGCTTTGGGAATATAG
- a CDS encoding DivIVA domain-containing protein: MNYTPNDLQNITFKKTLFGYGEDAVNEVLDKIIEDYTQYIRENIELKDKVALLNEGLQHYKTIEESLQNTLLIAQQTSEDIKKSAYEKADNIIREAELKAQKIINDANQEVIRIKYEYEELRKKLHVFKSKAEILLNSQLQILKQMFEEET, encoded by the coding sequence ATGAATTATACACCAAATGATTTGCAAAATATAACTTTTAAGAAGACCCTGTTTGGATATGGAGAAGATGCAGTAAATGAGGTTTTAGACAAGATTATAGAGGATTATACCCAGTACATACGTGAAAATATAGAGTTAAAGGATAAAGTAGCTTTGTTGAATGAAGGATTGCAGCATTATAAAACCATTGAGGAATCTCTTCAGAACACTTTACTTATAGCCCAGCAAACAAGTGAAGATATTAAGAAAAGTGCTTATGAAAAGGCAGACAATATTATCAGGGAAGCAGAGCTTAAAGCCCAGAAAATAATAAATGATGCCAACCAGGAAGTAATCAGGATTAAATATGAATATGAAGAACTAAGAAAGAAACTACATGTATTTAAGTCAAAAGCCGAAATTTTACTAAATTCACAACTCCAGATATTAAAACAGATGTTTGAAGAGGAAACCTAA
- a CDS encoding isoleucine--tRNA ligase, whose protein sequence is MYNKVSTSLNFVEREIEVLDFWKKENIFQKSIEAREGCPVFTFYDGPPTANGKPHIGHILTRVIKDIIPRYKTMKGYKVLRKAGWDTHGLPVELEVEKMLGINGKPQIEEYGVEPFIEKCKQSVWKYEQEWRKMSDRVGYWADMDNPYVTYHNSYIESVWWSLKKIWDAGLIYKGHKIVPYCPRCGTSLSSHEVAQGYKDVKEPSIFVKFLVKGEKQRFLMAWTTTPWTLPSNVALAVNPYETYVEVKCKDETYILAKALAESVLKEEYQVIEEKPGESLIGIEYEPLFDFAKIDKKAHYVVGAEFVTLTDGTGIVHIAPAFGEDDAKVGRDNDLPFVQLVNEQGKFTEDVTPWKNVFVKDADPEIIKNLDQRNLLYRVLDYEHSYPFCWRCDTPLLYYANDTWFIKMTEVKDKLLKNNRKINWLPESIKEGRFGNFLENVVDWGLSRSRYWGTPLPIWECQCGHRHVIGSIAELKEMGENVPDDIELHKPFIDKVYLKCPKCKEGRMKRVPEVIDCWYDSGSMPFAQWHYPFENEEIFRENFPADFISEAIDQTRGWFYTLLAISTLIFDEPSFLNCIVLGHVNDKDGQKMSKHKGNVVDPWSVLDKQGADALRWYFYTGSSPWLPSRFYDEAVSEAQRKFMGTIWNTYAFYVLYANIDKFNPLEYTLDREKLSTIDKWILSRLHSLIDLVDKDLANYRITEPARAVQEFVDDLSNWYVRRSRERFWQKDMPQDKINAFMTLYTVLDTLTRLMAPFVPFMSEEIYQNLVRNINPSAPESVHLCNFPESRKEFIDKELEKNMDLVLKVVVLGRACRNSANIKNRQPLGKMYVMAEFELPEMYRDLIKDELNVKDIVFTDNTNMFTTYLFKPQLKVLGPRYGKLVPKIAQLLKEVDGQEVMGGFDAGKDLVLTVDGTEISLSKEDLLIEVVQKEGFITEAEKNITVVLDTNLTPELIEEGFVREITSKIQTMRKEAGFEVQDHIRLYYKDNDKIAEIIERNKELIAEEVLADEIAEGSSEGYSKEWNINGETVSMTVAKV, encoded by the coding sequence ATGTACAACAAAGTATCTACGAGTTTAAATTTTGTTGAAAGAGAAATAGAAGTTCTGGATTTCTGGAAAAAGGAAAATATATTTCAGAAAAGCATTGAGGCAAGGGAAGGTTGCCCTGTTTTCACATTTTATGATGGCCCGCCTACAGCAAATGGTAAGCCACATATTGGCCATATACTGACCAGGGTTATAAAAGACATTATTCCCAGGTATAAAACTATGAAAGGTTATAAAGTATTGCGTAAAGCAGGTTGGGATACCCATGGTTTGCCTGTGGAACTTGAAGTTGAAAAAATGCTTGGGATTAATGGAAAACCGCAAATTGAAGAATATGGTGTTGAACCGTTTATTGAGAAATGTAAGCAGAGTGTATGGAAATATGAGCAGGAATGGAGAAAAATGAGTGACAGGGTAGGATACTGGGCAGACATGGATAATCCATATGTAACATACCACAACTCATATATTGAATCTGTATGGTGGTCATTAAAGAAAATTTGGGATGCCGGGCTGATATACAAAGGGCACAAGATAGTCCCCTATTGTCCCAGATGTGGTACTTCCCTGTCAAGCCACGAAGTTGCCCAGGGTTATAAGGATGTCAAGGAGCCTTCAATATTTGTAAAGTTCCTGGTTAAAGGAGAAAAACAGCGTTTTCTCATGGCATGGACAACAACTCCATGGACATTGCCTTCAAACGTTGCCCTGGCTGTAAATCCTTATGAAACTTATGTCGAAGTTAAATGCAAGGATGAAACTTATATTCTGGCAAAAGCATTGGCTGAGAGCGTTCTGAAAGAAGAATACCAGGTGATAGAAGAGAAACCCGGTGAAAGCCTTATAGGTATTGAATATGAGCCACTTTTTGACTTCGCAAAAATTGACAAAAAAGCCCATTATGTAGTAGGTGCTGAATTTGTTACTCTTACCGACGGTACCGGTATTGTTCATATTGCACCTGCTTTTGGAGAAGATGACGCTAAAGTAGGACGTGACAATGATCTTCCATTTGTTCAGCTTGTAAATGAACAAGGTAAGTTTACTGAAGATGTTACTCCCTGGAAAAATGTTTTTGTAAAGGACGCAGACCCTGAGATTATCAAAAACCTTGATCAGAGAAATCTCTTGTATAGGGTCCTGGATTATGAGCATTCCTATCCTTTCTGCTGGAGATGCGATACTCCATTGCTTTACTATGCTAATGATACATGGTTTATTAAAATGACAGAGGTAAAGGATAAGCTGCTTAAAAACAACAGGAAGATAAATTGGCTGCCTGAAAGCATTAAAGAAGGCCGTTTTGGCAACTTCCTGGAAAACGTTGTAGACTGGGGACTTAGCCGTTCAAGGTACTGGGGAACGCCTCTTCCTATATGGGAATGCCAGTGCGGTCACCGCCATGTAATTGGAAGTATAGCTGAACTAAAAGAAATGGGAGAAAACGTTCCAGATGATATCGAACTTCATAAGCCTTTTATAGATAAGGTTTATCTTAAATGTCCAAAATGTAAGGAAGGAAGAATGAAGAGAGTACCTGAAGTTATAGATTGCTGGTATGATTCTGGTTCCATGCCTTTTGCACAATGGCATTATCCTTTTGAAAATGAGGAAATATTTAGAGAAAATTTCCCTGCTGATTTTATCAGTGAAGCCATAGATCAGACAAGAGGCTGGTTTTATACTTTACTGGCAATATCAACTCTTATTTTTGATGAGCCTTCTTTCCTGAATTGTATAGTTTTAGGCCATGTAAATGATAAAGATGGCCAAAAAATGAGCAAACACAAGGGTAATGTTGTTGACCCCTGGTCAGTTTTGGATAAACAGGGAGCAGATGCACTGCGTTGGTATTTTTATACAGGAAGTTCACCATGGCTCCCGAGCAGATTCTATGACGAAGCAGTAAGTGAAGCTCAGAGAAAATTCATGGGAACTATTTGGAATACCTATGCTTTTTATGTGCTATATGCGAATATTGACAAATTCAATCCCTTAGAATACACACTGGATAGAGAAAAATTGTCAACAATAGATAAATGGATATTGTCCAGGTTACATTCGCTTATTGACCTGGTAGACAAGGATCTAGCAAATTACAGGATAACCGAGCCTGCAAGAGCTGTTCAGGAATTTGTTGATGATCTTAGTAATTGGTATGTCAGAAGAAGCAGAGAAAGATTCTGGCAAAAAGATATGCCCCAGGATAAGATTAATGCCTTTATGACTCTCTATACAGTATTAGATACGCTTACCAGGCTTATGGCTCCTTTTGTACCATTTATGTCGGAGGAAATATATCAGAACTTGGTAAGAAACATTAATCCTTCTGCACCGGAAAGTGTACATCTGTGTAATTTCCCGGAAAGCAGGAAGGAATTTATAGATAAAGAACTTGAAAAGAATATGGACCTGGTTTTAAAGGTAGTAGTCCTTGGGAGAGCATGCAGAAATTCAGCCAATATAAAGAACAGGCAACCTCTGGGGAAAATGTATGTTATGGCAGAATTCGAGCTTCCTGAAATGTACAGGGATCTGATAAAAGACGAACTTAATGTTAAGGATATTGTATTTACGGATAATACAAATATGTTTACAACTTATCTGTTCAAACCTCAGTTGAAAGTATTAGGCCCCCGCTATGGAAAACTGGTGCCAAAGATAGCTCAGCTGTTAAAGGAAGTGGACGGCCAGGAAGTAATGGGTGGATTTGATGCAGGAAAAGATTTGGTATTAACAGTTGATGGTACAGAAATATCTTTATCCAAGGAAGATCTTCTCATTGAGGTTGTCCAGAAAGAAGGCTTCATTACTGAAGCTGAAAAAAATATTACGGTGGTACTTGATACAAACCTCACACCTGAGCTTATAGAAGAAGGTTTTGTCCGCGAGATAACCAGCAAGATCCAGACCATGAGAAAAGAAGCGGGCTTTGAGGTACAGGACCATATCAGGCTGTATTATAAAGATAATGATAAAATTGCAGAAATAATTGAGAGAAATAAGGAGTTAATTGCAGAAGAAGTACTTGCTGATGAAATAGCTGAAGGAAGCTCAGAAGGCTATAGCAAGGAATGGAATATTAATGGAGAAACTGTCAGCATGACAGTTGCAAAGGTGTAA
- the aroB gene encoding 3-dehydroquinate synthase — protein MSRVDIRLKEKSYPIYIEDSYEHLPECISASGISGKIMIITDSNVDALQYHQCYEALKGCNCEIYKYVMAPGEENKTLDTIKEIYSCIKKHRFERNSVILALGGGVVGDVSGFAASTYLRGINFIQVPTTLLAQADSSVGGKVGVDFEGSKNMVGAFYQPRLVYINVNSLKTLPRRQLISGMAEVVKHGLIMDREFFEYIEKNIDKILALDVETLKYIAGKNCSLKGSIVEQDEKETGLRAILNFGHTIGHAIESKMDFTLLHGECVSIGMVGAFKLACRLGMTSQENAERVAMLLERLGLPVNVSGPNVDGLYNQMFFDKKVKDGRLLFVLPRDIGKVERLFINDENLIKQVLGEIII, from the coding sequence ATGAGTAGGGTTGATATTAGGCTTAAAGAAAAGAGTTATCCGATATATATTGAAGATAGCTATGAACATCTGCCTGAGTGCATCAGTGCATCAGGAATCAGTGGAAAAATAATGATAATCACAGATTCAAATGTAGATGCACTCCAGTACCATCAATGTTATGAAGCACTGAAAGGCTGTAACTGTGAGATATATAAATATGTAATGGCTCCCGGTGAAGAAAATAAGACACTTGATACAATAAAGGAAATTTATAGCTGCATAAAAAAACACAGGTTTGAAAGAAATTCTGTAATCCTGGCCCTTGGAGGGGGAGTGGTAGGTGATGTGTCTGGATTTGCTGCATCCACCTATCTGAGAGGGATAAATTTTATCCAGGTTCCAACTACTCTACTGGCACAGGCTGACAGTAGCGTCGGGGGTAAAGTAGGGGTCGATTTTGAGGGTAGTAAGAACATGGTGGGAGCCTTCTATCAGCCCAGACTGGTCTATATTAATGTAAACTCGCTGAAAACTTTGCCCCGAAGGCAATTGATATCAGGCATGGCTGAGGTTGTAAAGCATGGATTAATTATGGACCGTGAATTTTTTGAATACATTGAAAAGAACATAGATAAAATCCTTGCTTTAGATGTGGAAACCCTGAAATATATTGCCGGTAAAAATTGCTCACTTAAGGGAAGCATAGTAGAACAGGATGAAAAAGAAACAGGCCTGAGGGCGATACTGAATTTTGGACATACCATAGGGCATGCAATTGAAAGCAAGATGGATTTTACTTTACTTCACGGGGAATGTGTTTCCATTGGCATGGTTGGAGCTTTCAAATTGGCTTGCAGACTTGGAATGACCAGCCAGGAAAATGCGGAAAGAGTGGCAATGCTACTTGAAAGGCTGGGCCTTCCTGTTAATGTTTCCGGCCCTAATGTTGATGGTTTGTATAATCAGATGTTTTTTGACAAAAAAGTAAAGGATGGACGACTGCTTTTTGTCTTACCCAGAGACATAGGGAAGGTGGAACGGCTTTTTATAAATGATGAGAATTTGATTAAGCAGGTTTTAGGTGAAATTATAATATAA
- a CDS encoding S-methyl-5'-thioadenosine phosphorylase, translated as MEYKADIGVFGGSGFYSFLSNVEEIEMDTPYGKPSAPIAIGKYEGKTVAFIPRHGKNHQYPPHMIPYRANLYAMKQLGVKRIIGPTASGSLQPHIKPGDFVITDQFVDRTSGRKDTFFDGPETKHPSAAYPYCPELRKIAIETGRSLNIPIHEKGTVVVIQGPRFSTVAESRWFSKMGWDTINMTQYPEGYLARELGICYVNIALITDYDVGLEGRDDITPVTHEEVIKVFNDNNDKLKILLFGMIKNIDINNFNCECSKVV; from the coding sequence ATGGAATATAAAGCAGATATCGGTGTATTTGGAGGTTCAGGCTTTTATTCTTTTTTGAGTAATGTAGAAGAAATTGAAATGGACACCCCTTATGGCAAACCCAGCGCCCCAATTGCAATTGGAAAATATGAAGGTAAAACTGTTGCTTTCATACCCCGTCATGGGAAAAACCATCAATATCCTCCGCACATGATACCTTACAGGGCAAATTTATATGCCATGAAACAGCTGGGAGTAAAAAGAATAATTGGGCCCACTGCTTCAGGAAGCCTGCAACCGCATATAAAGCCAGGGGATTTCGTAATTACTGACCAGTTTGTGGACAGAACAAGCGGCCGGAAAGATACATTCTTTGATGGTCCGGAGACAAAACATCCGAGCGCAGCTTATCCATATTGTCCTGAACTTCGCAAAATTGCCATTGAGACGGGAAGATCCCTTAATATTCCCATCCATGAAAAGGGTACTGTTGTTGTCATTCAGGGACCACGTTTTTCCACAGTGGCAGAAAGCCGTTGGTTCAGCAAAATGGGATGGGATACTATAAATATGACTCAATATCCTGAAGGTTATCTTGCCCGTGAGCTTGGGATCTGTTATGTAAATATTGCGCTAATAACTGATTATGATGTTGGCCTTGAAGGAAGAGATGATATTACTCCGGTTACACATGAAGAAGTAATAAAAGTTTTTAATGATAATAATGATAAGCTTAAAATCCTTTTATTCGGGATGATAAAGAATATAGATATAAACAATTTCAATTGCGAATGCAGTAAAGTAGTATAG
- the sfsA gene encoding DNA/RNA nuclease SfsA, which produces MKYKNVKEAKFIFRPNRFLANIEINGKSELCRVKNTGRCKELLIPGTKIYVQETDNQLRKTKYDLITVCKGNRLVNIDSQAPNKVFYDWVCESNYFDEIVLIKPESRYGNSRFDFYIETSSRKLFAEVKGVTLEEEGVVLFPDAPTERGIKHINELCQCMKDGYEAYMVFIVQMENVLYFTPNRKTHKAFGDALREAEKAGLHILALDCKVTEDSIVAKDFVNVRI; this is translated from the coding sequence ATGAAATATAAAAATGTAAAAGAAGCAAAATTTATTTTCCGGCCAAACAGATTTTTGGCCAATATAGAAATTAACGGCAAATCTGAATTATGCCGTGTGAAAAACACAGGACGGTGTAAAGAACTGCTAATCCCGGGGACAAAAATATATGTTCAGGAGACCGATAATCAATTACGTAAGACAAAATATGATTTAATAACGGTGTGTAAAGGCAATAGGCTTGTTAATATAGACAGTCAGGCACCTAATAAGGTATTCTATGATTGGGTATGTGAAAGCAATTATTTCGATGAAATTGTTCTGATAAAACCTGAATCCAGATATGGAAACTCCCGGTTTGATTTTTATATAGAAACTTCTTCAAGAAAGCTATTTGCAGAGGTTAAAGGAGTAACGCTGGAGGAAGAGGGTGTGGTACTTTTCCCGGACGCACCAACTGAAAGAGGAATAAAGCACATTAATGAACTATGCCAGTGCATGAAAGATGGATACGAAGCTTATATGGTATTTATTGTGCAGATGGAAAATGTATTGTATTTTACACCTAACAGAAAAACCCATAAGGCTTTCGGAGATGCTTTAAGAGAGGCAGAGAAAGCCGGTCTTCATATTCTTGCCCTTGATTGCAAAGTTACAGAAGATTCAATTGTAGCAAAAGACTTTGTAAATGTGAGGATATAA
- a CDS encoding SDR family oxidoreductase, with translation MKNVVITGSTRGLGFYMAKEFLRSGCRVTLSGRGEALSDAACTELLPYKDKYIYIPCNVQEKTSLQNLWDASMKRWGHIDIWINNAGQNVPHLLSWETGETYTENVIKTNITGVIYGSQIAAAGMLKQGHGAIYSMEGLGSNNMIQPKTILYGTTKHALTYFMKGLARELVGTGVIAGRLSPGMMLTDFITKTPDGDQSEVISDEKFKKIFNILADKPETVAEFFVPRILSNTKNDVQIAWLTNKKAAWRFITGGFRKRKLI, from the coding sequence ATGAAGAATGTAGTAATAACCGGCAGCACGAGGGGCTTAGGTTTTTATATGGCTAAAGAATTCTTGCGGTCCGGATGCAGAGTTACACTGTCCGGCCGGGGTGAAGCTTTATCAGATGCGGCATGTACTGAGCTTTTACCATATAAAGATAAATATATCTATATTCCATGTAACGTCCAGGAAAAAACAAGTCTGCAAAATCTCTGGGATGCTTCTATGAAGCGGTGGGGCCATATAGATATATGGATTAATAATGCGGGACAAAACGTGCCACACCTGTTATCCTGGGAAACGGGCGAAACTTATACTGAAAATGTCATTAAGACCAATATTACCGGCGTGATATATGGTTCTCAAATTGCCGCGGCAGGAATGCTGAAACAAGGCCATGGCGCAATCTATAGCATGGAAGGTTTAGGCTCCAACAATATGATACAGCCTAAGACAATCCTTTACGGTACCACCAAACACGCATTAACGTACTTTATGAAAGGACTGGCCAGGGAACTTGTGGGTACTGGCGTTATAGCAGGGCGGTTGTCACCCGGTATGATGCTCACCGATTTCATTACCAAAACACCTGATGGAGATCAGTCGGAGGTTATATCGGACGAAAAGTTTAAAAAGATATTTAATATACTGGCAGATAAACCAGAAACAGTTGCAGAATTTTTTGTACCCAGAATACTCAGCAACACAAAAAATGATGTTCAAATCGCCTGGTTGACAAACAAAAAGGCGGCCTGGCGTTTTATCACCGGAGGCTTTAGAAAAAGAAAACTAATTTGA